The genomic region TTCCCGGCAGGCTCTGGCCCTCGCCCTCAAGCGTGCCGAGGAGAAGGTGCGGCATCTCGCGGAAAGGGAGAAGCAGCACAAGCTCGCGCAGGGGGAACTGGAGAAAAGGACCCACGAGCTCAACGAAAGGATCAAGGAGCTCAACTGCCTTTACATCATATCCGCGATCGTGGAGCGAGGAGGAACCACCCTCGACGAGATCATGCAGAAGACAGTCGACATAGTGCCTGATGCCTGGCAGTATCCCGACATCGCCACATGCCGTATCGTGCTTGGCGACCGGGTCTTCGTGAGCCACGGTTTCAGGGAGACGCGGTGGAAACAATCCCAGCGGATCGTCGTTCACGGGAAGGATACCGGCCTCCTGGAGGTGTTCTACCGGGAAAGGAGAAAGACAGCTGACGAGGGGCCTTTCCTCAAGGAGGAAAGGAGTCTCATCGATGCCGTAGCGAAGCGCATCGGCGAGATCGTCGAGCGCATGCTGGGAGAAGAGGCCCTGAAAGAGAGCGAATCGAAGATGCGCGCTCTGCTCATGGCCATTCCCGACCTCATGTTCCAGCTCGATGTATCGGGGATCCTTCTCGGTCTTCACCCGGGTGATTTCACGGTCCTGAAGGGCATTGCCGAAAGGCTTGTCGGGCAAAGCGTGTATCTCGTATCCGACAGGGAGGAGATCCTTCCGCGAAGGCTTCTCGATCAGGTCATGGCCTGCGTGAGGCAGTCCATCTCGACAGGCAGGGCGCAGGTCTTCGAACAGCACCTTTCCCTCGGTGGGCAACCACGGGACTTCGAGGTCCGGATCGTCAGGTGCGGCCCCAACAAGGCACTGGGTATCGTGCGCGACACAACAAGGCGCAAGAGACTGGAAAGGGAGATCCTCGAGATCAGCGGGCGGGAACAGCGGAGAATTGGTCAGGACCTTCACGACAGCCTTTGCCAGCACCTCGCGGGCATCGGTTTCATGGGCAAGGTCCTGGAAAGAAAGACAGCCACCGGGCAGCCGATCAGGTCCGAAGATGTCGCCGAAATAGTGGATCTTCTCGATCAGGCGATAACCCTGACGAGGGGCTTCGCCCGGGGTTTGAACCCGGTCAGGCTCGAAGCGGACGGCCTCATGATGGCGCTCATAGAGCTGGCGTCGAATGTTGAGCGTTTTTTCGGGATCACCTGCACCTTTGAATACGATTCCCCGATCCTCATGAGCGACAACGCCGCCGCGACCCATCTCTACCGTATCGCCCAGGAGGCATTGAATAATGCCATAAAACATGGTAAGGCAGATAGTGTGACCATCGCCATGAGACAGGATGGCGAGAGTTATGTGCTGACCATCAGTGACAACGGGGTCGGCATGGACGGCGCGCAGAACCAGGGAAAGGGCATGGGGCTCAACATAATGCAGTACAGGGCTTCCATGATCGGGGCCGTCCTGGAGATAAAGGAGCCGAAGACCGGGGGATGTGTCATAAGCTGTACCTTTTCCGACAGGCCAGCGATCTGAGGATGGCGTCATGACCTGCGGGTCCTCAAGGTATCTTGATAACGGGAGGGGAGGATTTCCGTGACGAAACGAAGGATACTGATCGTCGATGATCATCCCATTCTGCGCAAGGGATTGACGCTTCTGATCAATCAGGAACCCGACCTTGTCGTGTGCGCCGAGGCGGAGAATGCCCAGATGGCCCTGGAATCGCTGGAAACGGTCGTTCCCGACATGGCGATCGTTGATATATCCCTGCCGGGCATTGACGGGATCGAGCTCATCAAGGAATTGCGCCTGCGCCAGAGGGACATACCGGTCCTCGTCGTTTCCATGCACGACGAGACCCTGTACGCCGAGCGTTCACTTCGTGCCGGGGCGCGCGGCTACATAATGAAACAGGAGGCCCTGGAAAAGGTGCTCGTGGCGATCAGAAAGGTCCTCGAGGGGGAGATCTTTGTCAGCGACCGCATCACGACGAAGATGCTCGAGAAGTTCGTCTCCGTCGAAGGGGTGAGCCAGGGCGCGTCACCGATAGACCTCCTGAGCAACCGCGAACTGACCGTTTTCAGGCTTATAGGACAGGGCAACAAGACGCGCCAGATAGCGGAAAAGCTTCATCTCAGCGTCAAGACGGTGGAATCCTACAGGGCGCATATCAAGGACAAACTAAAACTGGGGGACGGGACGGACCTCCTCAAGTACGCTATTCAATGGGTCCAGAGCAGTCCCTGAAGGAAGATGACAGCATAGACCCCGGGGCATCTTCGTCGCGGCCCTCATTTTCCCGCTTCGCCGGTAGAATTCTTTGCCAGCTTCCGCCATCTCCACGATCCAGCCAGCCCTTGAAAGTCAACACCATACAACTGCCATAGGGGAAACCCCCATGAGTTATATAGTATTTACCCCGATATCAAAAACATCTTTGCCCCGATTGCAAAACCTGCTTTTATCGGGTTTTATATACTAGTTTTTTCTCATACCATCAAAAGGAGAAAAGCGGAGATCATGAGAAAGAGACTTGTTTTCTTACAGCGAGGGAAAGCCGAAGACACAAAAGCCCTCGAAGACGCCCTCAAAGAGCACGGGTGGGACCTGGAGACCATTGTTCTTTCGAAAGATGAACCCCTGCCAAAGAGCCTCGAGAATATCGACGGCCTTCTCATCACGGGGAGCGATCTGAACGTGTATGATCACAGCGTGGCCCCCCTGGCAGTCTACTGAGGAACGTCTCGAAGAATAGATCTTTCTGATCTCGGGGAGACACGTCGCCGGATACGGGTGACGGCCCGCTGCCGGCTTGACGGCGGGATGGTTTGCGTGAGAACCCGGGGTGGGACCGGGAAAATACATTACGAAGGTGGAGGATTCCATTATGTCAGTAACACGTGAAATACTGGAGAAGATCAAAAAGCAGGACCCTCATGAATTCGAGTTCCATCAGGCGGCGGAAGAGGTCCTGGAGAGTCTTGAGCCCACGGTGAAGAAACACCCCGAGTTCGTAAAGGCAAAGATATACGAAAGGATCGTCGAGCCCGACCGCGTTGTCATGTTCAGGGTCCCCTGGCTGGACGACAAGGGAGAACTGCAGATCAACAGGGGGTACCGCATCCAGTACAACAATGCCATCGGTCCCTACAAGGGCGGCACGCGGTTCCACCCGTCCGTAAACCTGGGGATCCTCAAGTTCCTCGGATTCGAACAGATATTCAAGAACTCCCTCACGACGCTTGCCATGGGAGGTGCCAAGGGAGGCAGTGATTTTGATCCCAAGGGCAAATCGGACAACGAGGTGATGCGTTTCTGCCACGCCCACATGCTGGAGCTCTTCAGGCACATCGGTCCCGACATCGACGTGCCCGCCGGGGATATTGGCGTGGGAGGCCGCGAGATCGGCTACATGTATGGCATGTACAAGAAGATCATGAACGATCATACGGGGGTTCTCACCGGCAAGGGCCTGCCCTTCGGCGGCAGCCTCGTGAGGCCCGAGGCGACCGGGTACGGCTGCGTCTACTTCGCCGCAGAGATGCTTGCCACGAGGGGCCTCGATCTCAAGGGTAAAACGGTTGCCATCAGCGGTTCCGGGAACGTCGCCCAGTTCGCCGTGGAAAAAGTGAACCAGCTTGGCGGAAAGGTCATAACCCTGTGCGACTCCAGTTCCACGATCGTTGACGATGAGGGGATATCGGGCGACAAGTGCGGTTACGTGATGGACCTCAAGAACGTCCAGAGGGGCAGGATAAGCGAGTATGCCGACAAGTACGGCCACGCCGTGTGCTACATAGGCGAAAGCGTTTGGGACGTCATCAAGGACCAGGGTCTCAAGGTCGACATAGCGTTGCCATGCGCTACCCAGAACGAGATAGACGGCAGTCACGCGGAAGCGCTCGTGAAGAACGGCTGCGTCTGCGTCGCCGAAGGCTCAAATATGCCCTCGACGCCCGAGGCGGTCCGCGTCTTCCAGGACAACGGCCTGCTCTTCGGCCCCGGCAAGGCGGCGAACGCCGGCGGGGTCGCGACGTCGGGTCTCGAGATGTCTCAGAACAGCATGAGACTTTCCTGGACACGGGAAGAGGTCGATGCCAGGTTGCTCGGCATAATGAAAAGCATCCACAGATCGTGTCTCGATGCCGCTGAGGCGTACGGCAAGAAAGGGGACTATGTCTTCGGCGCCAACGTTGCCGGTTTCCTCAAGGTCGCGAACGCCATGCTCGCCTATGGCTACGTGTGATAGAAATTGGTCAGGGGAACGTTCTTACGTGGAACTGCGTGCGGAGGGAATGGGTAGATGAACAGGATAATGTTCTCCATTCTCTCCGTGCTTGACAGGGAAGGGGCCCCCCTGGGCTCCTCCGACATCGCCTCCCGTCTCGGCCGCCAGGGGACGGACCTGTCCGAGCGGACCATCAGGTACTACCTCAAGCGTCTCGACGAGGCCGGGTACACCGTGACGGACGGCAAGAAGGGCAGAAGGATAACGGCCGGCGGCCGCATGGAACTCAAACAGGGGTACGTGTCCGACCGGGTGGGTTTCATCATCAACAGGATAAACAACCTCTCCTTTCTGTCCGATTTCGGACCCGACAACGTGCGGGGCAAGGTGATACTCAATATCACCCTTGTCCCCGAGGAGAAGCTCGAGGCGGCCATGGAGGTGCTGGGCGTTGTGCTCAGGTCGCCCTAC from Syntrophorhabdus sp. harbors:
- the gdhA gene encoding NADP-specific glutamate dehydrogenase, whose translation is MSVTREILEKIKKQDPHEFEFHQAAEEVLESLEPTVKKHPEFVKAKIYERIVEPDRVVMFRVPWLDDKGELQINRGYRIQYNNAIGPYKGGTRFHPSVNLGILKFLGFEQIFKNSLTTLAMGGAKGGSDFDPKGKSDNEVMRFCHAHMLELFRHIGPDIDVPAGDIGVGGREIGYMYGMYKKIMNDHTGVLTGKGLPFGGSLVRPEATGYGCVYFAAEMLATRGLDLKGKTVAISGSGNVAQFAVEKVNQLGGKVITLCDSSSTIVDDEGISGDKCGYVMDLKNVQRGRISEYADKYGHAVCYIGESVWDVIKDQGLKVDIALPCATQNEIDGSHAEALVKNGCVCVAEGSNMPSTPEAVRVFQDNGLLFGPGKAANAGGVATSGLEMSQNSMRLSWTREEVDARLLGIMKSIHRSCLDAAEAYGKKGDYVFGANVAGFLKVANAMLAYGYV
- a CDS encoding response regulator transcription factor codes for the protein MTKRRILIVDDHPILRKGLTLLINQEPDLVVCAEAENAQMALESLETVVPDMAIVDISLPGIDGIELIKELRLRQRDIPVLVVSMHDETLYAERSLRAGARGYIMKQEALEKVLVAIRKVLEGEIFVSDRITTKMLEKFVSVEGVSQGASPIDLLSNRELTVFRLIGQGNKTRQIAEKLHLSVKTVESYRAHIKDKLKLGDGTDLLKYAIQWVQSSP